The nucleotide window GGATGCCAGAGGCGTTATATACCTGGGATGACTGATGAGTTGGGATAGGATGAATGTATGATCCTAATGCTGTACTGAGAGTAATTTCTGAGTAAATCTTTAAGTAGTGAACACTGTATTTACACCCAGCCTTCCTCCCTATTATCCCtgctgtctttcttctcacccctcccctccccttcttcattCTGATCAtatacatcatcaccatcatcacacgAAGCAAGCAACCCCCCAGGATCATGAAGCACATCCTCCGGCGAACTGGTAATAACAATCGGCGCCGCCGTGCCCCCACTACTCGAAACACCCCTATCCCTCTTTTTcccaccacttccactcccactcccatccCCAGACGCAATAGCAGAAGACCTTGaccccttcctcatcttcgccttcaccCTCGAGACTAAGATATGCAGCGCGGGGATACAGCTACAAATGAGCCCGAAACCTCCTTCCGCGTTCCTACCCCCCAAACCAGTTAGCAAGcacacaaccacaaccaacccccaatCAACCACCCTCAGTGAAAGCTTACCCCGACAAAAGTATTCTAGCGTATACCTGACTatcccccaacccacccacgCCCAcgcccaccaccagcacaacCCTATAAATACTAAATCCCACAGCCAACCCGCCACACCCCAGCATAGCCCCCACTTTCACCTTCTTGACCACGCCTAATCGCAACGGGAACATCAACCCGATGGGCAGTAGTAAGATCGCCAGGTCTGTGATAACGCTCATGATCGCATCAGCGAGAAACACCGCCCCCTCGGAGAGACAGTTAGGGTTGTGTGGGTTGTTGGGCGACGTCCAGAATGTGGAAACCGGGTtgcagatgaagatcttgatgaagaggatggtgatgtagTAGATTGTTGTGAGGGCGATGGTGAGGTATACGGTTAGGGTTTGGGAGCgccggaggatgaagaggcggGCGAGGATGGTCAGGAGGGTGAGTTTTGCGA belongs to Aspergillus luchuensis IFO 4308 DNA, chromosome 3, nearly complete sequence and includes:
- a CDS encoding uncharacterized protein (COG:S;~EggNog:ENOG410PNGJ;~TransMembrane:4 (i25-48o78-99i111-135o155-174i)); the encoded protein is MALLAKLTLLTILARLFILRRSQTLTVYLTIALTTIYYITILFIKIFICNPVSTFWTSPNNPHNPNCLSEGAVFLADAIMSVITDLAILLLPIGLMFPLRLGVVKKVKVGAMLGCGGLAVGFSIYRVVLVVGVGVGGLGDSQVYARILLSGNAEGGFGLICSCIPALHILVSRVKAKMRKGSRSSAIASGDGSGSGSGGKKRDRGVSSSGGTAAPIVITSSPEDVLHDPGGLLASCDDGDDVYDQNEEGEGRGEKKDSRDNREEGWV